One genomic window of Corythoichthys intestinalis isolate RoL2023-P3 chromosome 18, ASM3026506v1, whole genome shotgun sequence includes the following:
- the LOC130906886 gene encoding odorant receptor 131-2-like, which translates to MQHLLVANMTAGLSLMEHLVTATMTISSCLMFLFVNGVMLFTLRSKPVFREMPRYILLFHLLLGDTLQLAFSLLLYLLSASLITVTYPLCGVLVMLGNLVSRVSALVLVVMSLERYVAVCHPLRHTSITTVRNMNVAVLAVWLFCFVNVLIQGLLLIEFPFDQLESLQMTQRCTFHAILLVPVLEHYYDVYTYFVFILAGLSIIFSYLGVIMVAKSAATDKDSTHKARNTLLLHLVQLGLSLLSVPFAIILTKFSTLLNRLVFSRVRSSLFVCFYLLPRSLSGLVYGLRDQNLRVVFVYHFCCHLKVSVNAVIEPQEPLSVILPGTHSNLIRCHAFNTKKHTCAQ; encoded by the coding sequence ATGCAGCATTTGTTGGTGGCAAACATGACTGCTGGGCTCAGCCTTATGGAGCATTTGGTAACTGCCACCATGACCATCTCCTCCTGCTTGATGTTCCTCTTTGTAAACGGTGTTATGTTGTTCACCTTGAGGAGTAAACCTGTGTTCCGGGAGATGCCGCGCTACATCCTGCTGTTTCACCTACTGCTTGGAGACACGCTCCAGCTGGCCTTCAGCCTGCTGTTGTACTTGCTGAGCGCCTCGCTCATCACCGTCACGTATCCATTGTGCGGCGTGCTCGTCATGTTAGGTAATCTTGTTAGTAGGGTATCTGCTTTGGTGCTAGTGGTAATGTCACTGGAGAGATATGTTGCTGTGTGCCACCCTCTCCGACATACCTCCATCACTACCGTTAGGAACATGAATGTTGCGGTGCTCGCTGTgtggcttttttgttttgtgaacgTTCTCATTCAGGGACTTTTATTGATCGAGTTTCCTTTTGACCAGCTGGAGAGTCTGCAAATGACACAGAGGTGCACCTTCCATGCTATTTTACTTGTTCCTGTTTTAGAACATTACTATGATGTTTATACTTATTTTGTGTTCATCTTGGCGGGCCTGAGCATCATTTTCAGCTACCTCGGAGTTATCATGGTTGCCAAATCGGCGGCCACGGACAAAGACTCCACCCATAAAGCTCGGAACACGCTGCTACTGCACCTGGTGCAGTTGGGTCTCAGCCTATTGTCAGTGCCCTTCGCTATTATCTTGACAAAATTCTCAACTTTGTTAAACCGGTTGGTATTCTCACGAGTCCGATCGAGCCTATTTGTGTGCTTTTACCTCCTTCCCAGAAGTCTGAGCGGGCTGGTGTACGGGTTGAGAGATCAGAATCTCAGAGTCGTGTTTGTGTACCATTTCTGCTGTCACCTCAAAGTGTCTGTTAATGCTGTGATTGAGCCACAAGAGCCTCTTTCTGTCATCCTGCCTGGGACACATTCGAACTTGATACGCTGTCATGCCTTCAACACAAAGAAACACACATGTGCACAATGA
- the LOC130906887 gene encoding odorant receptor 131-2-like — MQHLLVANMTVGFSLTEHLVTASMTISSCLMFLFVNGVMLFTLRSKRVFRETSRYILLFHLLLGDTLQLAFSLLLYLLSASLITLTYPMCGVLVMFANLVSRVSALVLVVMSLERYVAVCHPLRHSSITTVRNTMVAVLAVWLFCFVNVLIQGLLLIKFPFDQLESLEMTQMCTFHAILLVPVLERYYDVYTYFVFILAGLSIIFSYLGVIIVARSAATDKDSTRKARNTLLLHLVQLGLSLLSVPFAIILTKFSTLLNRLVFSRVRSSLFVCFYLLPRSLSGLVYGLRDQNLRVVFVYHFCCHLKVLAIPVNIVIEPQEPLSVVLPTRGKHSNSIRCHALNTKKHSCAQ, encoded by the coding sequence ATGCAGCATTTGTTGGTGGCAAACATGACTGTCGGGTTCAGCCTCACGGAGCATTTGGTGACCGCCAGCATGACCATCTCCTCCTGCTTGATGTTCCTCTTTGTCAACGGAGTTATGTTGTTCACCTTGAGGAGTAAACGTGTGTTCCGGGAGACGTCGCGCTACATCCTGCTGTTTCACCTGCTGCTTGGAGACACGCTCCAGCTGGCCTTCAGCTTGCTGTTGTACTTGCTGAGTGCCTCGCTCATCACTCTCACGTATCCAATGTGCGGCGTGCTCGTCATGTTTGCCAATCTTGTTAGTAGGGTATCTGCTTTGGTGCTAGTGGTAATGTCACTGGAGAGATATGTCGCTGTGTGCCACCCTCTTCGACACTCCTCCATCACTACCGTCAGGAACACGATGGTTGCAGTGCTCGCTGTgtggcttttttgttttgtgaatgTTCTCATTCAGGGACTTTTATTGATCAAGTTTCCTTTTGACCAGCTGGAGAGTCTGGAAATGACACAGATGTGCACCTTCCATGCCATTTTACTTGTTCCTGTTTTAGAACGTTACTATGATGTTTATACTTATTTTGTGTTCATCTTGGCAGGCCTGAGCATCATTTTCAGCTACCTCGGGGTAATCATAGTGGCCAGATCGGCGGCCACGGACAAAGACTCCACCCGTAAAGCTCGGAACACGCTGCTACTGCACCTGGTGCAGTTGGGCCTCAGCCTATTGTCAGTGCCATTCGCTATTATCTTGACAAAATTCTCAACATTGTTAAACCGGTTGGTATTCTCACGAGTCCGATCGAGCCTATTTGTGTGCTTTTACCTCCTTCCCAGAAGTCTGAGCGGGCTGGTGTACGGGTTGAGAGATCAGAATCTCAGAGTCGTGTTTGTGTACCATTTCTGCTGTCACCTCAAAGTGTTAGCCATTCCTGTTAATATTGTGATTGAGCCACAAGAGCCTCTTTCTGTCGTCCTGCCTACACGTGGGAAACATTCAAATTCGATACGGTGTCATGCCCTCAATACAAAGAAACACTCATGTGCACAATGA
- the LOC130906888 gene encoding odorant receptor 131-2-like, whose protein sequence is MLQANVTSSERDKVSLMERVAAGTFIASFCLVFLIVNGVMLFTLRSKCVFRETSRYILLFHLLLGDTLQMVVSQLIYFLSTLRVTLTYPVCGVLIMLNYLFSRISPLVLVAMSLERYVAVCHPLRHASITTARNTVAAALALWSFCFLNILIQGFLLMMFPFHQLESLQMSQLCNFISLAIEPVSLFYNKFYMYFMFASASLCVLFSYVGVVVSARSANTGKHLARKAQNTLLLHLVQLGLTLISLLYATIMTNIAVWFTSWLAFVRFHTFIFVLFFQLPRCLSSLVYGLKDRDIRVVLVYNLCCHLHLPVAPAKAANVF, encoded by the coding sequence ATGTTGCAAGCCAATGTGACCTCAAGTGAAAGAGACAAGGTGAGTCTCATGGAGCGAGTTGCGGCCGGAACTTTTATCGCCTCCTTCTGCTTGGTCTTCCTAATTGTGAACGGGGTCATGTTGTTCACCTTAAGGAGCAAATGTGTATTTCGGGAGACGTCGCGCTACATCCTGCTGTTTCACCTGCTGCTCGGAGACACGCTGCAGATGGTCGTCAGCCAGCTGATTTACTTTCTGAGCACACTTCGCGTCACTCTCACGTATCCTGTGTGCGGCGTGCTCATCATGCTCAACTATCTCTTCAGTAGGATTTCTCCTTTGGTGCTGGTGGCAATGTCACTGGAGAGATATGTGGCTGTGTGTCACCCTCTCCGACACGCCTCCATCACCACCGCCAGGAACACTGTGGCTGCTGCGCTCGCCTTGTGGagcttttgttttttgaatattCTCATCCAGGGGTTTTTGTTGATGATGTTTCCTTTTCACCAACTGGAGAGTCTGCAAATGTCACAGCTTTGCAATTTCATTAGTTTGGCCATTGAGCCAGTTTCTCTATTTTATAACAAATTTTATATGTATTTCATGTTCGCCTCAGCAAGCCTGTGCGTCCTTTTCAGCTACGTTGGTGTAGTTGTGTCGGCCAGATCGGCAAACACAGGAAAACACTTGGCCCGGAAAGCTCAGAACACGCTGCTGCTGCACCTTGTGCAGCTGGGCCTAACCCTAATATCATTGCTCTACGCCACTATCATGACAAATATCGCAGTCTGGTTCACCTCATGGTTGGCCTTCGTACGGTTCCACACTtttatatttgtattatttttccAACTCCCCAGATGTCTGAGTTCTCTCGTTTATGGGTTGAAAGATCGGGATATCAGAGTTGTGCTTGTGTACAATCTGTGCTGTCACTTACATTTGCCAGTTGCTCCTGCTAAAGCTGCCAATGTATTCTGA